One Dietzia sp. JS16-p6b genomic window carries:
- a CDS encoding S1 family peptidase, with translation MRHHPRCRRSTLGAILAVLVIATPVAAHAQPLDPVQPRDGAPAVDESRAQSAIGHETLEDALAEVGTTPAAFRSQSVLADRLAVASDDYSARFPEAFAGVQIVGATGQVAVVRDSERSELLIADARSRGFSVSTAPAPARQLDETAERAQAWADSLPPGQRDGVSAIDVDPSTGDVTVVVEDSGAAPAPPADLGAGVRAAGLRPAQGSLGSGAAVLDAPNPPSPDPGALGPDSMVGGTRMYVLSPSRTVANWCSLGFNGIRDGRVVNITVAHCSSFTDQATGQSTFRPGTVSEDSRSPRLGVFTSAEADEGMDAALITVDPEDYPRFRNSHVLDENALPLALSGTQSPVRGQTLCKYGQRTGHTCGQVSGVDSATPGGVRNVTINLCAIAGDSGGVVFSATRAVAVTSLSNAFDRNDQPYPNCETARADLALRGTVPTMVGVTVGAISSRFPGLQVGAA, from the coding sequence ATGCGACACCACCCCCGCTGCCGTCGATCGACGCTGGGCGCCATACTCGCCGTGCTCGTGATCGCGACTCCAGTCGCCGCCCATGCCCAGCCACTCGACCCGGTACAGCCACGCGACGGGGCCCCGGCAGTGGACGAGTCCCGCGCCCAGAGCGCGATCGGTCACGAGACCCTCGAGGACGCCCTCGCGGAGGTCGGCACCACCCCGGCGGCATTCCGTTCCCAGTCCGTCCTGGCCGACCGCCTGGCCGTCGCCTCGGACGACTACTCCGCCCGGTTCCCCGAGGCCTTCGCGGGCGTCCAGATCGTCGGAGCGACCGGTCAGGTGGCGGTGGTCCGGGACTCCGAGCGCTCGGAGCTGTTGATCGCGGACGCGCGGTCCCGTGGTTTCTCGGTGTCCACCGCTCCCGCCCCGGCCCGGCAACTGGACGAGACGGCGGAGCGGGCGCAGGCGTGGGCGGACTCCCTCCCCCCGGGCCAGCGGGACGGCGTGAGTGCCATCGACGTGGACCCCTCAACGGGCGACGTCACCGTGGTGGTGGAGGACTCGGGTGCCGCTCCCGCGCCCCCCGCCGACCTCGGGGCGGGCGTGCGCGCCGCAGGCCTGCGACCCGCCCAGGGGTCGCTCGGGTCGGGTGCGGCCGTCCTGGACGCCCCGAACCCCCCGAGCCCTGACCCGGGCGCCCTGGGGCCGGACTCCATGGTGGGCGGGACCCGCATGTACGTCCTGTCCCCCTCCCGCACCGTCGCCAACTGGTGTTCCCTGGGATTCAACGGGATACGTGACGGACGGGTCGTCAACATCACCGTGGCCCACTGCAGTTCCTTCACCGACCAGGCGACGGGCCAGTCGACGTTCCGGCCCGGCACGGTCTCCGAGGACAGCAGGTCGCCGAGGCTCGGAGTCTTCACCTCTGCCGAGGCAGACGAGGGTATGGACGCCGCGCTGATCACCGTCGACCCCGAGGACTACCCACGGTTCCGTAACTCCCACGTCCTCGACGAGAACGCGCTGCCCCTGGCCCTGTCCGGCACGCAGTCCCCGGTCAGGGGGCAGACCCTGTGCAAGTACGGCCAGCGGACGGGTCATACGTGCGGGCAGGTGTCCGGCGTCGACTCGGCGACACCGGGTGGGGTCAGGAACGTCACGATCAACCTGTGCGCGATCGCGGGCGACAGCGGAGGAGTGGTGTTCTCCGCGACCCGTGCGGTCGCCGTGACCAGCCTGTCCAACGCCTTCGACAGAAACGACCAGCCCTACCCGAACTGCGAGACCGCCCGCGCCGACCTCGCGCTCCGCGGAACGGTCCCGACGATGGTCGGGGTGACCGTCGGGGCGATCTCGTCCCGCTTCCCGGGACTCCAGGTGGGCGCCGCCTGA
- a CDS encoding S1 family peptidase — protein sequence MRTTTRLAALTAAAALVVTAAPAGAAPSPAPTTPAQTQVLPTLDSALGPQLTSLVEALRRDLGLTPEQFLDQAGIGERLAESRPRWEKAFRDSFGGVWLDEEGTGLVGVVAGEAGDLLRAEATDAGFTVQDVALTTEELSARERQVSKIVTDLPEDLRALVTGVRVDPTRNAVVVSTRGGEAAQLGNLTARLKDLAEVDMTEAPDPAWDTAPVGSEDGGTQSEGAPNTAGLEPATTRAGTPGPTLAGGDPGSLASLALLNQTGVIPEGPMRTVVELLAGLTPGTGSIIDGMSQTMSDPVTPVPQNQTRADGPAPTGPIAGGTAYSVAVPGGILECSTGFNGELDGSPVVITAAHCAGADGTRAALADGQEFGTMTRTQRDGIDTALVAVDPAFADRFRTNLVGAGPDTTQAITGTAAPVVGQKACKTGFRTGFSCGTVSEVGATIDVAGSRTIANAFTVDLCALPGDSGGVVFSGDKALGISSASNVAETGTCANADAVARENGYVPRLSAVPIADVMAAHPGLTLRTN from the coding sequence ATGCGCACCACCACGAGACTCGCCGCCCTCACCGCCGCCGCGGCCCTGGTCGTCACAGCGGCCCCCGCCGGCGCCGCCCCCTCCCCAGCGCCCACCACACCGGCGCAGACGCAGGTGTTACCCACCCTCGACTCCGCCCTGGGGCCCCAGCTGACCTCGCTGGTCGAGGCTCTGCGCCGGGACCTGGGGCTGACCCCCGAGCAGTTCCTGGACCAGGCCGGAATCGGCGAGCGCCTCGCCGAATCCCGGCCTCGGTGGGAGAAGGCGTTCCGCGACTCGTTCGGCGGCGTGTGGTTGGACGAGGAGGGCACCGGCCTGGTGGGCGTGGTCGCCGGCGAAGCGGGCGATCTGCTGCGCGCCGAGGCCACCGACGCCGGCTTCACCGTGCAGGACGTCGCGCTGACCACCGAGGAGCTCTCGGCCCGCGAGCGGCAGGTGAGCAAGATCGTCACCGACCTCCCCGAAGACCTCCGGGCACTGGTCACCGGGGTGCGGGTCGACCCCACCCGCAACGCCGTGGTCGTGTCCACCCGCGGCGGGGAGGCCGCCCAGCTGGGCAACCTCACCGCGCGACTGAAGGACCTCGCCGAGGTCGACATGACCGAGGCGCCCGACCCCGCGTGGGACACCGCACCGGTCGGCAGCGAGGACGGTGGGACCCAGTCCGAGGGCGCTCCGAACACGGCCGGGCTCGAACCCGCCACCACCCGCGCGGGCACACCGGGCCCGACGCTCGCCGGTGGCGACCCGGGATCCCTCGCCAGTCTCGCACTGCTCAACCAGACCGGTGTGATCCCCGAGGGCCCGATGCGCACCGTCGTCGAGCTGCTCGCCGGACTGACGCCGGGCACCGGCTCGATCATCGACGGGATGAGCCAGACGATGTCCGACCCCGTCACCCCGGTCCCCCAGAACCAGACGCGCGCCGACGGTCCCGCTCCCACCGGGCCCATAGCCGGGGGCACCGCCTACTCCGTCGCCGTTCCGGGCGGGATCCTCGAGTGCTCGACCGGGTTCAACGGTGAGCTCGACGGCTCGCCCGTCGTCATCACCGCCGCGCACTGCGCCGGTGCCGACGGCACGCGCGCCGCACTCGCCGACGGCCAGGAGTTCGGCACCATGACGCGGACCCAACGCGACGGGATCGACACCGCGCTCGTGGCCGTCGACCCCGCGTTCGCCGACCGCTTCCGCACGAACCTGGTCGGCGCCGGTCCCGACACCACCCAGGCGATCACCGGTACCGCCGCACCCGTCGTCGGGCAGAAGGCCTGCAAGACCGGGTTCCGGACCGGCTTCTCCTGTGGCACCGTGTCCGAGGTCGGCGCGACGATCGACGTGGCCGGGTCCCGCACCATCGCCAACGCGTTCACGGTCGACCTCTGCGCCCTCCCAGGCGACAGCGGCGGCGTCGTGTTCTCAGGAGACAAGGCACTGGGGATCTCCAGCGCGTCCAACGTCGCCGAGACCGGGACCTGCGCCAATGCTGACGCGGTGGCCAGGGAGAACGGGTACGTCCCGCGCCTGTCGGCGGTCCCGATCGCCGACGTCATGGCCGCCCATCCCGGTCTGACACTGCGAACCAACTGA
- a CDS encoding heterodisulfide reductase-related iron-sulfur binding cluster, giving the protein MSGVTITLGTIGVLLSLFAWASFIGGLSRMVRSIMLGQKDGFNRVGPVFARMKNTIIEVGAHTRMARKRSVGFFHWFVMIGFMLGSIVWFEAYIQTFNPRGGWPWLSQQSWYHVLDEFLGLGTVIGITVLIIIRQVNQRRSLNRFNGSDRRAAYFVETVVLLEGLGMLFVKAGKLALYREDGQDFNWAHDWVSGPISTVLPANELMVSIFALIKLLTGMIWLYVVGRNITWGVAWHRFSAFFNIYFKREADGRTALGALKPMTMDGEALTMEKIEERTEADEDFEPVLGAGAIEDFSWKGWLDFSTCTECGRCQEQCPAWNTGKPLSPKLMIMALRDHAHAKAPYLLAGGKTTMGEETGLVDAEGNPDEKKLARIPEAARLEAQRPLVGHTTADVSDDPTAAGIIDPEALWSCTTCGACVEQCPVDIEHVDHFIDMRRYQVLIESEFPTELAGLFKNLENKGNPWGQNNSGRDEWMKSLDFDIPVIGSDIEDFSDTEYLFWVGCAGAFEDRAKKTTQAVATLLHTAGVKFAVLGQGETCTGDSARRAGNEFLFQMLAEQNIETMNNAFDGVPTGQRKVVVTCAHCLNALKNEYGDFGGDYQVVHHTQLLNRLVREKRLVPVAPIDGGVTYHDPCYLGRHNKVYEAPRELMDGSGVTLTEMPRHGQRSMCCGAGGARMWMEETVGKRINIDRVDEALSTKATKIATGCPFCRVMLSDGATAQTDGTEQEGQVEVVDVAQLLLESVTRDGGLPEPREAAWLEQPKREKTAAEKEADEKAARDAAPAESKTAVAEPASAPDNPVIDEGEGAEVAAAGSEGTVSAAGSGPSAADSTGAPKSGGLSLGGGGKAPGGPKAPGGAKAPGGAKSPGGAKAGGESATEAQSAVKDAERTEETRGAATGSAPATTGAPKSGGLTLGGGAKAPGAPKAPGAPKAPGAPKAPGAPKAAPAPAETEAPDPSSAHPAGADAEPAAPAKPTVGLGLKGGGKAPGAPKAPGAPKASAPAAPAETSPAEPTTAPDTATEEPKTDTPASDDTATKAKAPAAPGKANSIPRSTKPGGYGLSLG; this is encoded by the coding sequence ATGTCAGGCGTGACCATCACTCTCGGGACGATCGGTGTCCTGCTCAGCCTATTTGCCTGGGCCTCGTTCATCGGCGGCCTGTCGCGGATGGTGCGGAGCATCATGCTGGGGCAGAAGGACGGCTTCAACCGCGTGGGGCCCGTGTTCGCACGGATGAAGAACACGATCATCGAGGTCGGCGCCCACACCAGGATGGCCAGGAAGCGGTCGGTCGGCTTCTTCCACTGGTTCGTCATGATCGGCTTCATGCTCGGCTCGATCGTCTGGTTCGAGGCCTACATCCAGACGTTCAACCCCCGCGGCGGATGGCCCTGGCTGTCGCAGCAGTCCTGGTACCACGTGCTGGACGAGTTCCTGGGTCTGGGCACGGTCATCGGCATCACGGTGCTGATCATCATCCGCCAGGTCAATCAGCGTCGCAGCCTCAACCGGTTCAACGGTTCCGACCGCCGGGCCGCGTACTTCGTCGAGACCGTCGTCCTGCTCGAGGGCCTGGGAATGCTCTTCGTCAAGGCCGGCAAGCTCGCGCTCTACCGCGAGGACGGCCAGGACTTCAACTGGGCGCACGACTGGGTGTCCGGCCCCATCTCCACGGTCCTGCCGGCCAACGAGCTCATGGTGTCGATCTTCGCGCTGATCAAGCTGCTCACCGGAATGATCTGGCTGTACGTCGTGGGCCGCAACATCACCTGGGGTGTGGCGTGGCACCGCTTCTCGGCCTTCTTCAACATCTACTTCAAGCGCGAGGCCGACGGCCGCACCGCGCTCGGCGCGCTCAAGCCCATGACCATGGACGGCGAGGCGCTGACCATGGAGAAGATCGAGGAGCGCACCGAGGCGGACGAGGACTTCGAGCCGGTCCTGGGCGCGGGCGCGATCGAAGACTTCTCGTGGAAGGGCTGGCTGGACTTCTCCACCTGCACCGAGTGCGGACGCTGCCAGGAGCAGTGCCCCGCCTGGAACACCGGCAAGCCGCTCAGCCCCAAGCTGATGATCATGGCGCTGCGCGACCACGCCCACGCCAAGGCCCCGTATCTGCTCGCCGGTGGCAAGACCACGATGGGTGAGGAGACGGGACTCGTCGACGCCGAGGGCAACCCGGACGAGAAGAAGCTCGCCAGGATCCCCGAGGCCGCCCGCCTGGAGGCCCAGCGCCCGCTGGTCGGCCACACCACCGCCGACGTGTCCGACGACCCGACGGCCGCCGGCATCATCGACCCGGAGGCCCTGTGGTCCTGCACCACCTGTGGCGCCTGCGTCGAGCAGTGCCCGGTGGACATCGAGCACGTGGACCACTTCATCGACATGCGCCGCTACCAGGTGCTCATCGAATCGGAGTTCCCCACGGAACTCGCCGGCCTGTTCAAGAACCTGGAGAACAAGGGCAACCCCTGGGGGCAGAACAACTCGGGCCGCGACGAGTGGATGAAGTCCCTCGACTTCGACATCCCGGTCATCGGCTCCGACATCGAGGACTTCTCGGACACCGAGTACCTGTTCTGGGTCGGCTGTGCCGGAGCGTTCGAGGACCGCGCCAAGAAGACCACCCAGGCCGTCGCCACGCTTCTGCACACGGCCGGCGTGAAGTTCGCCGTCCTGGGCCAGGGCGAGACCTGTACCGGTGACTCCGCCCGCCGCGCGGGCAACGAGTTCCTGTTCCAGATGCTCGCCGAGCAGAACATCGAGACCATGAACAACGCCTTCGACGGTGTGCCCACCGGCCAGCGCAAGGTCGTCGTCACGTGTGCCCACTGTCTCAACGCTCTCAAGAACGAGTACGGCGACTTCGGCGGCGATTACCAGGTCGTCCACCACACGCAGTTGCTCAACCGCCTCGTGCGCGAGAAGCGGCTCGTGCCGGTCGCACCGATCGACGGTGGCGTCACCTACCACGACCCGTGCTACCTCGGCCGTCACAACAAGGTCTACGAGGCTCCGCGAGAGCTCATGGACGGTTCCGGTGTGACACTCACGGAGATGCCCCGCCACGGTCAGCGCTCCATGTGCTGTGGCGCCGGTGGCGCGCGCATGTGGATGGAGGAGACGGTCGGCAAGCGCATCAACATCGACCGCGTGGACGAGGCGTTGTCGACCAAGGCCACCAAGATCGCGACCGGCTGCCCGTTCTGCCGCGTCATGCTCTCGGATGGCGCGACCGCTCAGACCGACGGCACCGAGCAGGAGGGCCAGGTCGAGGTCGTGGACGTGGCCCAGCTGCTGCTGGAGTCCGTCACGCGCGACGGTGGCCTGCCGGAGCCTCGCGAAGCCGCGTGGCTGGAGCAGCCGAAGCGCGAGAAGACCGCGGCCGAGAAGGAGGCCGACGAGAAGGCGGCCCGGGACGCCGCGCCGGCCGAGTCCAAGACCGCTGTCGCCGAGCCCGCCTCGGCCCCGGACAACCCGGTCATCGACGAGGGCGAGGGCGCCGAGGTGGCCGCGGCCGGCTCCGAGGGCACCGTCAGTGCCGCCGGGTCCGGTCCGTCGGCCGCCGATTCGACGGGCGCACCCAAGTCGGGCGGGCTCTCGCTCGGTGGTGGCGGAAAGGCGCCCGGCGGGCCCAAGGCTCCCGGCGGGGCCAAGGCTCCCGGCGGGGCCAAGTCACCGGGCGGGGCCAAGGCGGGCGGCGAGTCCGCGACCGAGGCGCAGTCCGCGGTCAAGGACGCCGAGCGCACCGAGGAGACCAGGGGGGCCGCCACGGGTTCCGCGCCGGCCACCACCGGGGCTCCGAAGTCCGGCGGCCTCACCCTCGGCGGCGGCGCCAAGGCCCCCGGCGCACCCAAGGCACCCGGAGCACCCAAGGCTCCCGGCGCACCGAAGGCACCCGGGGCACCGAAGGCGGCGCCGGCACCCGCCGAGACCGAGGCGCCCGATCCCTCATCGGCGCACCCTGCCGGTGCTGACGCCGAACCCGCCGCGCCGGCCAAGCCCACCGTCGGTCTGGGTCTGAAGGGCGGCGGCAAGGCGCCCGGCGCACCCAAGGCCCCCGGCGCGCCCAAGGCGTCCGCCCCGGCCGCGCCGGCGGAGACGTCACCCGCCGAGCCCACGACGGCGCCGGACACGGCGACCGAGGAGCCGAAGACCGACACCCCGGCATCCGACGACACGGCCACCAAGGCGAAGGCACCGGCGGCGCCCGGGAAGGCCAACTCGATCCCCCGGTCGACGAAGCCGGGCGGTTACGGCCTGTCCCTCGGCTGA
- a CDS encoding NAD(P)/FAD-dependent oxidoreductase, giving the protein MTQTTAVPTERGGPDETITSWLAEFDDALRAGDSDRAAQLFEPDGYWRDFVAFTWNLKTLEGREQIRRMLDSQLVAVSPSDWSLDEPASASDGVVEAWVSFETVAGRGWAHLRLRDGRAWTLLTTMQELRGHEEKRRRTREQGVEHVIRRGRKTWLERKRERQETLGYTGQPYTVIIGGGQGGIGLAARLKRLGVPTLVIEKNERAGDSWRKRYKSLHLHDPVWYDHLPYIPFPDDWPVFPSKDKVGDWLEHYTAIMELDYWSGTQCLNADFDDQSGTWRVEVDRRGERVELRPTQLVFALGVSGYPNIPHVEGAESFAGEQWHSSEFTGEGDVEGKRAVVIGSNNSAHDICAALWDHGAEVTMVQRSSTHIARSDSLMSLALGPLYSEEALEAGVTTEKADMLFASWPYRLLPGVQIPVYEQMAEKDAEFYGRLRDAGFELDFGEDGSGLFLKYLRRGSGYYIDVGASQLVIDGEVALARGQVTRIHPDGVELDDGTILPADLIVYATGYGSMNQWLTDLVSQDVADRVGKVWGYGSDTTRDPGPWEGELRNMWKPTNVDQLWIHGGNLHQSRHYSKYLALQLKARMEGVPTPVYEVQRVHHPC; this is encoded by the coding sequence ATGACCCAGACGACAGCCGTCCCCACCGAGCGAGGTGGGCCGGACGAGACGATCACCTCCTGGCTCGCGGAGTTCGACGACGCCCTCCGGGCGGGGGACTCCGACCGGGCCGCGCAGCTGTTCGAGCCCGACGGGTACTGGCGTGACTTCGTGGCCTTCACGTGGAACCTCAAGACACTCGAGGGACGCGAGCAGATCCGCCGGATGCTCGACTCCCAGCTCGTCGCGGTCTCGCCCTCCGACTGGTCGCTCGACGAACCCGCGAGCGCGTCGGACGGTGTGGTCGAGGCGTGGGTGAGCTTCGAGACCGTGGCCGGCCGCGGGTGGGCCCACCTCCGACTGCGTGACGGCAGGGCCTGGACCCTCCTGACCACGATGCAGGAGCTCAGAGGCCACGAGGAGAAGAGGCGTCGGACCCGGGAGCAGGGCGTCGAACACGTCATCCGGAGGGGGCGCAAGACCTGGCTCGAGCGGAAGCGGGAACGTCAGGAGACGCTCGGCTACACCGGGCAGCCGTACACGGTGATCATCGGTGGCGGGCAGGGCGGGATCGGACTCGCGGCCCGACTCAAGCGCCTGGGCGTGCCGACCCTGGTGATCGAGAAGAACGAGCGGGCCGGCGACTCGTGGCGCAAGCGCTACAAGTCGCTCCACCTCCACGATCCGGTCTGGTACGACCATCTCCCGTACATCCCCTTCCCCGACGACTGGCCCGTGTTCCCCTCGAAGGACAAGGTCGGGGACTGGCTGGAGCACTACACCGCGATCATGGAGCTCGACTACTGGTCCGGCACGCAGTGTCTCAACGCGGACTTCGACGACCAGTCCGGCACCTGGCGTGTCGAGGTGGACCGGCGCGGTGAGAGGGTCGAACTCCGACCCACCCAGCTGGTGTTCGCCCTCGGGGTCTCCGGTTACCCCAACATCCCTCACGTCGAGGGCGCCGAGTCGTTCGCGGGGGAGCAGTGGCACTCCTCCGAGTTCACGGGTGAGGGGGACGTGGAGGGTAAGCGGGCCGTGGTGATCGGCTCGAACAACTCCGCGCACGACATCTGCGCCGCGCTGTGGGACCACGGCGCGGAGGTCACCATGGTGCAGCGCTCCTCCACCCACATCGCGAGAAGTGACTCGCTCATGTCGCTCGCGCTCGGACCCCTGTACTCCGAGGAGGCCCTCGAGGCCGGCGTGACGACCGAGAAGGCCGACATGCTCTTCGCCTCCTGGCCCTACCGGCTGCTCCCCGGGGTGCAGATCCCCGTCTACGAGCAGATGGCGGAGAAGGACGCCGAGTTCTACGGCAGGCTCCGGGACGCCGGGTTCGAGCTGGACTTCGGGGAGGACGGCTCCGGCCTGTTTCTCAAGTACCTCCGTCGCGGCTCGGGATACTACATCGACGTCGGTGCCAGTCAGCTGGTGATCGACGGCGAGGTCGCGTTGGCGCGCGGTCAGGTGACGCGGATCCACCCCGACGGGGTGGAGCTGGACGACGGGACGATCCTGCCCGCCGACCTCATCGTCTACGCCACCGGCTACGGCTCGATGAACCAGTGGCTGACCGATCTGGTGTCCCAGGACGTCGCCGACCGGGTGGGCAAGGTCTGGGGATACGGCTCCGACACCACCCGGGACCCCGGGCCCTGGGAGGGGGAGCTGCGCAACATGTGGAAGCCGACGAACGTCGACCAGCTCTGGATCCACGGCGGCAACCTGCACCAGTCACGCCACTACTCCAAGTACCTGGCCCTGCAGCTCAAGGCGAGGATGGAAGGAGTGCCCACCCCGGTGTACGAGGTCCAGCGCGTTCATCACCCCTGCTGA
- a CDS encoding GAF domain-containing protein has protein sequence MSLHPALRFSDPRAFAERSIRAHGIALAGGATSDLDTRVLRAWRRSGAAGISPDQELPARVLSREQVADARGRTPLRHIAADVVASVSDTSAAGRHLVVLTDARGCLLWRSGSPEVLRRADTIAFAEGADWSERGIGTNGISLALETGTLTHATAGEHYVRAHHGWTCTASPVRDAGGRILGVLDVSHPVRFSSSETAALVRCGVRLAEALLASGAGGPAPGTRSAADRPADPVPRPGPDGRAGRDGAPVTEIRLLGWRPSVIRADGSSIDLTPRRAELLALLASREAWSARSLSEALYGDGDATATVRGEVRRLRQLTGLSIDSQPYALAPHERRCVDYLSVQHPDDLLPHSDIPAIIDLRYGI, from the coding sequence ATGTCGTTGCACCCGGCCCTCAGGTTCTCCGACCCCCGGGCCTTCGCCGAGCGCTCGATCCGGGCCCACGGGATCGCGCTCGCCGGTGGCGCGACCTCGGATCTCGACACGCGGGTGCTGCGGGCGTGGAGGCGTAGCGGTGCGGCCGGGATATCGCCGGATCAGGAGTTGCCCGCGCGCGTCCTCAGCCGTGAGCAGGTGGCGGACGCGCGTGGGCGCACGCCGCTGCGGCACATCGCCGCCGACGTGGTGGCCTCGGTGTCCGACACGTCGGCCGCGGGCCGCCACCTGGTGGTGCTCACGGATGCCCGGGGGTGCCTGCTCTGGAGATCGGGCAGTCCCGAGGTGCTCCGTCGCGCGGACACGATCGCGTTCGCCGAGGGCGCGGACTGGTCGGAGCGGGGAATCGGCACGAACGGCATCTCCCTCGCGCTGGAGACCGGGACGTTGACCCACGCCACCGCGGGCGAACACTATGTCCGGGCCCACCACGGGTGGACGTGCACGGCCAGTCCCGTCCGCGACGCCGGCGGCAGGATCCTCGGCGTGCTGGACGTCTCCCACCCGGTGCGCTTCTCGAGTTCTGAGACGGCGGCGCTGGTCCGGTGCGGTGTGCGGCTCGCCGAGGCTCTGCTCGCGAGCGGGGCGGGCGGGCCGGCCCCGGGAACCCGGAGCGCGGCCGACCGCCCGGCGGATCCGGTGCCGCGGCCCGGCCCCGACGGGCGGGCCGGTCGAGACGGGGCCCCGGTGACCGAGATCCGTCTGCTCGGGTGGCGGCCGTCGGTGATCCGTGCCGACGGGTCGAGCATCGACCTCACCCCGCGACGGGCGGAGTTGCTCGCGTTGTTGGCGTCCCGGGAGGCCTGGTCGGCGCGGTCCCTGTCCGAGGCGCTCTACGGTGACGGCGACGCCACGGCCACGGTCCGGGGGGAGGTGCGCAGGCTCCGTCAGCTCACCGGCCTGTCGATCGACTCCCAGCCGTACGCCCTGGCCCCGCACGAGAGGCGATGCGTGGACTACCTCTCGGTGCAGCATCCCGACGATCTCCTGCCCCATTCGGACATCCCGGCCATCATCGATCTGCGGTACGGGATCTGA
- a CDS encoding pyridoxal phosphate-dependent aminotransferase, with product MTPETTGRTLRQPRTLDQSSKLKDVLYEIRGPVLARANQLEAEGHRILKLNIGNPAPFGFEAPDVIMRDMIAALPHAQGYSESKGILSARRAIFTRYELVPDFPHLDVEDIYLGNGVSELITMTMQALLDDGDEVLIPAPDYPLWTAMTSLAGGRPVHYLTDEDDDWNPSLEDIASKITPRTKAIVVINPNNPTGAVYSREVLQGIVDLAREHSLLILADEIYDRIIYDEAQHTSIASLAHDLLVLTFNGLSKTYRVAGYRAGWMAITGPKAHAAGFLEGLELLASTRLCPNVPAQHAIQVALGGYQSIDELIEPGGRLHEQRGIAWEKLNSIPGVSCVKPMGALYVFPRLDPEVHEIYDDRLFALDLLERERILVTQGTGFNWPNPDHFRVVTLPAGRDLAVAIERIGNFLASYRQ from the coding sequence ATGACGCCTGAGACCACGGGACGCACGCTCCGCCAGCCGCGCACGCTCGACCAGTCGTCCAAACTCAAGGACGTCCTCTACGAGATCCGTGGCCCCGTGCTCGCGCGGGCGAACCAGCTCGAGGCGGAGGGCCACCGGATCCTCAAGCTGAACATCGGCAACCCCGCGCCCTTCGGGTTCGAGGCACCGGACGTGATCATGCGCGACATGATCGCGGCTCTCCCCCATGCGCAGGGCTACTCGGAGTCCAAGGGCATCCTGTCGGCCCGCCGGGCGATCTTCACGCGCTACGAGTTGGTGCCCGATTTCCCCCACCTGGATGTGGAGGACATCTACCTGGGCAACGGAGTCTCCGAGCTCATCACGATGACGATGCAGGCCCTGCTCGACGACGGCGACGAGGTCCTCATCCCGGCGCCGGACTATCCGCTCTGGACCGCCATGACCTCGCTCGCGGGCGGCAGGCCCGTCCACTACCTCACGGACGAGGACGACGACTGGAATCCGTCACTCGAGGACATCGCCTCGAAGATCACGCCCAGGACCAAGGCCATCGTGGTGATCAACCCCAACAACCCCACCGGGGCGGTCTACTCCCGCGAGGTCCTGCAGGGGATCGTGGACCTGGCGCGCGAGCACAGTCTGCTCATCCTGGCCGACGAGATCTACGACCGGATCATCTACGACGAGGCCCAGCACACCTCGATCGCCTCGCTCGCGCACGATCTGCTGGTCCTGACCTTCAACGGACTGTCCAAGACCTACCGCGTGGCGGGTTACCGGGCGGGCTGGATGGCGATCACCGGACCGAAGGCGCACGCGGCCGGGTTCCTCGAGGGACTGGAATTGCTGGCCTCGACGAGACTGTGCCCCAACGTGCCGGCGCAGCACGCGATCCAGGTGGCTCTCGGCGGGTACCAGTCGATCGACGAACTGATCGAGCCCGGGGGACGGCTCCACGAGCAGCGCGGCATCGCGTGGGAAAAGCTCAACTCGATCCCGGGGGTGAGCTGCGTCAAGCCGATGGGAGCCCTCTACGTGTTCCCCAGGCTCGACCCGGAGGTCCACGAGATCTACGACGACCGCCTGTTCGCCCTGGACCTTCTCGAGCGCGAGCGCATCCTCGTCACCCAGGGCACGGGGTTCAACTGGCCGAATCCGGACCACTTCCGGGTGGTCACGTTGCCGGCCGGCCGGGACCTCGCCGTGGCGATCGAGCGGATCGGCAACTTCCTGGCCTCATACCGTCAGTAG